In Chanodichthys erythropterus isolate Z2021 chromosome 11, ASM2448905v1, whole genome shotgun sequence, a single window of DNA contains:
- the htatip2 gene encoding oxidoreductase HTATIP2 isoform X1 — protein sequence MNTFQCNWGKTLSFFTVFVVALAAVFQYLENSETVEIPRMDLNAMEENYRQKNRTCFILGASGETGKALLKEIVEHNIFSKITLIGRRQLTFEDKAYENLVQKVVDFEKLEEYAEAFQGHDVGYCCLGTTKAKAGAEGFVRVDHDYVLKSAELAKAGGCSHFHLESSKGADKTSSFLYLKTKGQVEAEIEDLGFERFSIYRPAVLLVDRQESRPAEWMARKFLGAFSSVFPTAMSIPITSVARAIFVNTLKDGEQKVEILENKAIYELGRIGDKK from the exons ATGAATACATTTCAGTGTAACTGGGGTAAAACCTTAAGCTTCTTCACTGTTTTTGTTGTGGCACTCGCCGCTGTTTTTCAGTATCTGGAGAATTCAGAGACTGTCGAGATCCCAAG AATGGATCTAAACGCAATGGAAGAGAATTACCGGCAGAAGAACAGAACATGCTTCATTCTCGGTGCTTCTGGTGAGACTGGAAAGGCACTCCTGAAAGAGATAGTGGAGCACAACATCTTTTCCAAGATCACTCTCATTGGACGAAGGCAGTTAACCTTTGAGGATAAAGCCTATGAAAATTTG GTGCAAAAGGTGGTTGATTTTGAGAAGCTGGAGGAGTACGCTGAGGCTTTCCAGGGCCATGATGTGGGATACTGCTGTCTAGGAACAACCAAAGCCAAAGCAGGAGCT GAAGGGTTTGTTCGGGTGGATCATGACTACGTACTCAAGTCTGCAGAACTTGCCAAAGCAGGAGGTTGTTCCCATTTTCACCTAGAGTCCTCTAAAGGTGCAGATAAAACAAGCAGCTTTCTCTACCTGAAAACTAAG GGTCAGGTTGAAGCAGAAATTGAAGACCTTGGCTTTGAGCGTTTCTCCATCTACCGGCCAGC GGTGCTCCTGGTGGACAGACAGGAGAGCAGGCCGGCTGAGTGGATGGCCCGGAAATTTCTTGGTGCATTCTCCTCGGTATTCCCTACCGCAATGTCCATCCCCATCACATCCGTTGCTAGAGCTATTTTTGTCAACACACTTAAAGATGGAGAGCAGAAAGTGGAAATTCTTGAAAACAAGGCCATATATGAACTTGGTAGAATTGGagacaaaaaataa
- the htatip2 gene encoding oxidoreductase HTATIP2 isoform X2, which produces MDLNAMEENYRQKNRTCFILGASGETGKALLKEIVEHNIFSKITLIGRRQLTFEDKAYENLVQKVVDFEKLEEYAEAFQGHDVGYCCLGTTKAKAGAEGFVRVDHDYVLKSAELAKAGGCSHFHLESSKGADKTSSFLYLKTKGQVEAEIEDLGFERFSIYRPAVLLVDRQESRPAEWMARKFLGAFSSVFPTAMSIPITSVARAIFVNTLKDGEQKVEILENKAIYELGRIGDKK; this is translated from the exons ATGGATCTAAACGCAATGGAAGAGAATTACCGGCAGAAGAACAGAACATGCTTCATTCTCGGTGCTTCTGGTGAGACTGGAAAGGCACTCCTGAAAGAGATAGTGGAGCACAACATCTTTTCCAAGATCACTCTCATTGGACGAAGGCAGTTAACCTTTGAGGATAAAGCCTATGAAAATTTG GTGCAAAAGGTGGTTGATTTTGAGAAGCTGGAGGAGTACGCTGAGGCTTTCCAGGGCCATGATGTGGGATACTGCTGTCTAGGAACAACCAAAGCCAAAGCAGGAGCT GAAGGGTTTGTTCGGGTGGATCATGACTACGTACTCAAGTCTGCAGAACTTGCCAAAGCAGGAGGTTGTTCCCATTTTCACCTAGAGTCCTCTAAAGGTGCAGATAAAACAAGCAGCTTTCTCTACCTGAAAACTAAG GGTCAGGTTGAAGCAGAAATTGAAGACCTTGGCTTTGAGCGTTTCTCCATCTACCGGCCAGC GGTGCTCCTGGTGGACAGACAGGAGAGCAGGCCGGCTGAGTGGATGGCCCGGAAATTTCTTGGTGCATTCTCCTCGGTATTCCCTACCGCAATGTCCATCCCCATCACATCCGTTGCTAGAGCTATTTTTGTCAACACACTTAAAGATGGAGAGCAGAAAGTGGAAATTCTTGAAAACAAGGCCATATATGAACTTGGTAGAATTGGagacaaaaaataa